CCGATACAATTAGTAGTGGTATTGAAGGTGCTTGGAAACCAAATCCGATAAAATGGGATACTGGTTATTTAAAAGTATTGTTCAAGTATGAGTGGGAATTAGTTAAGAGTCCAGCAGGTGCGCATCAGTGGCTAGCAAAAGATGTAGAGGAAGAAGATATGGTTGTAGACGCCTTTGATCCAACTAAGAAGCACCGTCCGATGATGACTACGGCAGATTTATCCCTACGTTATGATGAGAAGTATGCACCGATTGCTAAACGTTATCTTGAAAATCCAGAAGAATTTGCTGATGCTTTTGCACGTGCATGGTTCAAATTAACACACCGCGATATGGGACCACGTGCCCTTTATCTTGGACCTGAAGTACCATCAGAAGAATTGACCTGGCAAGATCCGGTACCGGCTGTTGACCATGAGTTAATCGATGAGCAAGATATTAGTGAACTTAAGGGGAAGATTATTGCATCTGGGCTAACTGTGCCGCAATTAGTTAGTACGGCTTGGGCTTCTGCATCTACGTTCCGTGGATCAGATAAGCGTGGGGGTGCCAATGGAGCACGTATACGCCTAGAACCACAGAAGGATTGGGAGGTTAATCAGCCAGAGCAATTAGCAACAGTGCTAGCAGAATTAGAGAAGATTCAAGCAAACTTTAATAAATCACAAGCTGGTCAAAAGCGCGTGTCTATTGCTGATTTAATTGTCTTAGGCGGGAATGTGGGAATTGAACAAGCTGCCAAAAATGCAGGCTACGATATTACTGTTCCCTTTACACCTGGCCGTACTGATGCAACTCAGGAGCAAACAGATATCCAGTCCTTCAAGGTAATGGAGCCAAGAGCTGATGGGTTCCGTAATTATTTAAAAGGAAACAGCTCTGCAAAGGCTGAAGCAATGCTAATTGATCGGGCGCAATTATTGACTTTAACAGCTCCAGAAATGACAGTACTTCTTGGAGGATTACGTGTTTTAAATATCAATTATGGACAATCTCAGCATGGTGTTTTAACTAACAGACCAGAAACTCTAACAAATGATTTCTTTGTTAATTTGCTTGATATGGGTACGGTTTGGAAAGTAACAACAGACGACAAAGCAGTGTTTGAAGGGCGGGATCGTAATTCAGGAGAACTGAAATGGACAGGAACGAGAGTGGACTTAGTCTTTGGCTCGAACTCTCAGCTTCGCGCTCTTGCTGAAGTTTACGCGTGCGACGATTCTCGAGATAAATTTATTAAAGACTTTGTGGCCGCATGGAATAAAGTTATGAACGCGGATCGGTATGATGTACGCTAAGGTCGTTTCGGGTAAATGGCCAAAGTAGACAAAATAACATAAAATATGTAAAAGAAGTTTAATCTTAATCATTTTCGTGTTATAGTTATAGCGGTAGGTAAATCCATTTTGATGCGAAGTGGTGGGCTATGACAAACAAGAAATACGTTCTAGAAGAATCGATAGGATATAAAATTGTAACTACTGCAAGATTGGTTACAAACCGATTAAATCAGAATTTTAAAAGAAGAAAATATCCTGTAACCCATGAACAATGGTCTATTATGATACGCTTATGGGAAGAGGATGGATTAACTCAGAATAAAATAGCTGAATTGACGGGAAAAGATTCGCCGAGTGTATCTAGACTTATTAATAATATGGAGAAGAAGGATTTAGTTACACGAGTACCTCATCCAGTTGACAAGAGAACGAATCTGATTTTTCTAACAAATCAAGGGAAAAAGTTGCAAATTGGGTTGATAGAACAAGCGCAAAAAACGATTGATGATATTTCTGCTGGAATTGATGAGGAAGAAATGAGAATTTTTTTAAATGTATTAGAAAAGATAAATGAAAACCTGAATTAGATATTATGAATAAAAAACACCAGGTGAGTATTAGTACTCATCTGGTGTTTTTTTATATAGTTATAACGGATTTAATGATTGTCTAAACAATAATAATGATAAAAATAAAAAATACAGAGATTTAAAAGCAAACAAAACCCCTTAATTAACAATACTTATGTGTTAAGAGCTTTATATTAAATATAAGTGTCGGCACAAATATAATTGTAATTAATATTGACAATCATTATCAATTAAACTATAATTACAACTACGGTTGATAATCGTTATCAAATAGAATATTGTTTTACACTATCTACATAATGGGAGGAATTCAAATGAAAAAAATATGGTTATTTAGTATTGTTGCACTTTTATTAGTTTTGACAGCATGCGGAGGTTCAGCTACCCAATCTTCATCCGATCAAGGAAATCAGAACGGAGTCGGGAGAGAAAATGAAGGTAATAACGAAGCTGTAGAACCAGGTACTCGAATTATAGAACATGCAATGGGTACTACAGAGGTTCCAGCGAACCCGCATAGAATTGTTGTAATGAACGGTGATGCACTAGAAGCATTATTAGCAGTGGGAATTACGCCAGTGGGAGCGACACAAGCAATGGGTGACCGCATTTGGTATCCACACCTTGAAGAATATATGGATGGTGTGACGAATGTAGGAACGATGTCGGAGCCAGATTTAGAAGCGGTAATGCAATTGGAGCCAGACTTAATTCTTGGTACTAAGACGAGAACAGAGAGTTCTTACGATTTGTTGAGCATGATCGCACCGACGATTTTTAACGAGGCACATACAGATGGTGAATGGAAAAACGACTTTCTACTATATGTTGAATCAGTAGGAAAGCTTGAAGAAGGCAAAAAAATTCTAGAAGATTGGGAAGCACGAGCGGCTAATCTTTCTATTAGACTAGGTGCTGCCGACAAGCTTAATGAAGAAGTTGGAGTTCTTCGCTTTACAGCAGGGCAGGGACGCTTTTTCTATAATAACAGTTATAGCGGTAGTATTTTAAAAGAACTTAATTTTGCTAGACCTGCTAACCACGATTCTTATGATGCTTGGACTGAAAACATTACCCAAGAGCGTATTCCAGAGATGGATGCCGATATCCTATTCTATTTCGTATTAGATAGTGGAGATGGAGAAGGATTGAAATTTGCGGATGAATGGATGAGTCATCAATTATTCCAAGGGTTGCGTGCGGCTCAAAAAGGTCAAGTTTATGAAGTGGATGATGCGTATTGGAATATGACTTATGGAATTATATCAGCAGACTATGTACTTGATGATATTGAAAGAATGCTGCTAGGTGAGTAGAAAAGTACAAAGTGCTTAGAAGGAGCTAAGGGAATGGTAATTCAACAGCATATTGGCAAAAGCATAGGTATTCTCATCTCTTTAGCGGTTGTAGCATTTCTGTTTTTGATGAGCCTAGCTTATGGTTATACAAATACGAACGTTCATACAGTCTATCAAGCGTACTTCGCATACGATGGATCATCTGCACAAACAGTTATTAAAACGATGAGGATGCCAAGAGCCGTAATTGCGGCTCTGGCAGGTGCTAGCTTGGCTGTATCGGGGGCAATTATGCAAGCATTAACGAGGAACCCAATGGCGTCGCCTGGGATTCTCGGCATTAATGCAGGGGCGAGCTTGAGTGTAGTTGTTGGGATGACGGTGTTCTCGATTTATTCCTTACAAGGATTTATGTGGATGGCCTTTCTTGGAGCCTTTTTGGCTGCTGTAGCTGTATTTTTTATAGGATCTACGGGAAGTAGTGGATTGATTCCGTTAAAGCTGACGATGGCTGGAGTTGTACTTGGATTCCTGTTTTCATCCATTACGACGGGGTTGTTAATTATCAATGAAGGTCGCTTGGAGAATATTATATTTTGGCTCGCAGGATCAGTAGAAGGCAGGAAATTGGATATGGTTATGCCTGTACTACCATTTATCGCCGTGGGTCTGTTTATATCTTTTGCTATTAGCGGGAAGATCAACGCCCTGCTCATAGGTGAAGAGGCGGCAAAAGGCTTAGGTCAGAAAACATGGCTTGTAAAAGCGATGGGTCTAATCGTTGTTGTTTTTCTATCGGGAAGTGCGGTTGCTATGGCTGGCCCAATCGGATTTGTTGGTTTGATTGTTCCTCACGTTGTGAGAGGGCTGGTAGGCATTGATTATCGCTGGGTATTACCATATTGTGCTGTGTTCGGTGCGAGTCTTCTTTTAGCAGCCGATATATTCGCACGATTTGTAATGTATCCTACAGAAGTTCCAGTGGGCGTTGCTACTGCAGCCCTGGGAGCCCCATTCTTTATGTATTTAGTTCGTAGAGGGGTGATGAAAGGATGAGTCAGTCAACATACACTACACTACGGCTAAAACGACTGTTAGTTTCTTTTCAAGTACAAACGAAAGCCCTATGGATTATGATTGCGCTTTCACTATTTCTCCTAGGATTGATGACTGTTAGCTTGAAGTCAGGCACGACAGATGTCTCTTTCGAACGGTTAGTTTGGATCTTACTAGGGCATGGAAACTCCGTAGAGAATTTTTCGGTATTAACACTGCGATTGCCACGGATATTATTAGGGGTTTTAGTTGGAGTCGGGCTAGCTTTGGCTGGTGCGATATTACAAGGGATGATACGAAATCCCCTTGCTTCTCCTGATGTGATTGGGGTTAACAGTGGCGCGTCGTTGATGGCTGTTATCTTTATAACGCTATTGTATGATCGTCTTAACATTCATTTTTTACCATTGTTTGCATTTGCTGGTGCACTCTTAGTAGTAGCGACTCTCTATGCATTGGCATGGAAAAATGGCGTCACCCCTTTTCGTTTAATTCTAGTCGGATTTGGAATTACGGCGATGCTAGGGGCTATCCAAACAATTTTGATGATTTCGAGTGATATTGCTCGATCAGCAAGCGCTTATACATGGCTTACGGGTAGCTTGCATGCGACGAAATGGTATGAGGTTCAGATTGTATTTGGTTGGATGCTAGTTCTCATTCCGGCGCTAATATTCCTTGTCTCATCATTGAATTTACAGCAAGTGAGTGACGATATTACAGTTAGTCTTGGCGGGAGGTTACAGTTTATTCGTTTTGGAACGATTGGTATTGCTGCCTGCTTAGCAGGGATTTCAGTAGCCTTTGCAGGGGGGATTGGTTTTATAGGTCTTATGGCGCCGCATATCGCACGAAAACTTGTAGGCACAAGTTATGGGCAGTTGCTTCCGTGTGCAGCATTAGTTGGAGCGATTTTGGTGGTGTTATCTGATTGGATTGGGCGTACTTGGTTTGCACCGCTGGATATAGCGGCAGGAGTTTTTACAGCTTTGATTGGAGCTCC
This is a stretch of genomic DNA from Desulfuribacillus alkaliarsenatis. It encodes these proteins:
- a CDS encoding FecCD family ABC transporter permease, whose product is MSQSTYTTLRLKRLLVSFQVQTKALWIMIALSLFLLGLMTVSLKSGTTDVSFERLVWILLGHGNSVENFSVLTLRLPRILLGVLVGVGLALAGAILQGMIRNPLASPDVIGVNSGASLMAVIFITLLYDRLNIHFLPLFAFAGALLVVATLYALAWKNGVTPFRLILVGFGITAMLGAIQTILMISSDIARSASAYTWLTGSLHATKWYEVQIVFGWMLVLIPALIFLVSSLNLQQVSDDITVSLGGRLQFIRFGTIGIAACLAGISVAFAGGIGFIGLMAPHIARKLVGTSYGQLLPCAALVGAILVVLSDWIGRTWFAPLDIAAGVFTALIGAPFFLYLFVRMRNK
- a CDS encoding ABC transporter substrate-binding protein, producing MKKIWLFSIVALLLVLTACGGSATQSSSDQGNQNGVGRENEGNNEAVEPGTRIIEHAMGTTEVPANPHRIVVMNGDALEALLAVGITPVGATQAMGDRIWYPHLEEYMDGVTNVGTMSEPDLEAVMQLEPDLILGTKTRTESSYDLLSMIAPTIFNEAHTDGEWKNDFLLYVESVGKLEEGKKILEDWEARAANLSIRLGAADKLNEEVGVLRFTAGQGRFFYNNSYSGSILKELNFARPANHDSYDAWTENITQERIPEMDADILFYFVLDSGDGEGLKFADEWMSHQLFQGLRAAQKGQVYEVDDAYWNMTYGIISADYVLDDIERMLLGE
- a CDS encoding MarR family winged helix-turn-helix transcriptional regulator → MTNKKYVLEESIGYKIVTTARLVTNRLNQNFKRRKYPVTHEQWSIMIRLWEEDGLTQNKIAELTGKDSPSVSRLINNMEKKDLVTRVPHPVDKRTNLIFLTNQGKKLQIGLIEQAQKTIDDISAGIDEEEMRIFLNVLEKINENLN
- the katG gene encoding catalase/peroxidase HPI, translating into MEEKRCPVTGHSKSQHAGGGTSNKDWWPNQLNLKILHQNSNLSNPMDAEFNYAEEFKKLDLEAIKKDLHALMTDSQDWWPADYGHYGPLFIRMAWHSAGTYRLADGRGGGVNGTQRFAPLNSWPDNINLDKARRLLWPIKQKYGNKISWADLMILAGNCAIESMGLQTFGFAGGRVDVWEPEEDIYWGSEGEWLDDQRYSGDRELENPLAAVQMGLIYVNPEGPNGNPDPVASGRDVRDTFARMAMNDEETVALVAGGHTFGKCHGAGDASHVGPEPEAADIEEQGLGWISSYGSGKGADTISSGIEGAWKPNPIKWDTGYLKVLFKYEWELVKSPAGAHQWLAKDVEEEDMVVDAFDPTKKHRPMMTTADLSLRYDEKYAPIAKRYLENPEEFADAFARAWFKLTHRDMGPRALYLGPEVPSEELTWQDPVPAVDHELIDEQDISELKGKIIASGLTVPQLVSTAWASASTFRGSDKRGGANGARIRLEPQKDWEVNQPEQLATVLAELEKIQANFNKSQAGQKRVSIADLIVLGGNVGIEQAAKNAGYDITVPFTPGRTDATQEQTDIQSFKVMEPRADGFRNYLKGNSSAKAEAMLIDRAQLLTLTAPEMTVLLGGLRVLNINYGQSQHGVLTNRPETLTNDFFVNLLDMGTVWKVTTDDKAVFEGRDRNSGELKWTGTRVDLVFGSNSQLRALAEVYACDDSRDKFIKDFVAAWNKVMNADRYDVR
- a CDS encoding FecCD family ABC transporter permease, producing MVIQQHIGKSIGILISLAVVAFLFLMSLAYGYTNTNVHTVYQAYFAYDGSSAQTVIKTMRMPRAVIAALAGASLAVSGAIMQALTRNPMASPGILGINAGASLSVVVGMTVFSIYSLQGFMWMAFLGAFLAAVAVFFIGSTGSSGLIPLKLTMAGVVLGFLFSSITTGLLIINEGRLENIIFWLAGSVEGRKLDMVMPVLPFIAVGLFISFAISGKINALLIGEEAAKGLGQKTWLVKAMGLIVVVFLSGSAVAMAGPIGFVGLIVPHVVRGLVGIDYRWVLPYCAVFGASLLLAADIFARFVMYPTEVPVGVATAALGAPFFMYLVRRGVMKG